One Melopsittacus undulatus isolate bMelUnd1 unplaced genomic scaffold, bMelUnd1.mat.Z mat_scaffold_55_arrow_ctg1, whole genome shotgun sequence DNA window includes the following coding sequences:
- the LOC117438688 gene encoding 3 beta-hydroxysteroid dehydrogenase type 7: protein MEGERGGGREVSMVYVVTGGCGFLGSHLVQLLLEAEPDLGELRVFDLRPDPDLIPPAHASRVRLLHGDVTDAVAMGQALDGAHVVLHCAALVDVWGRVSPEAIARVNVQGTRTVIAACRAQGVRCLIYTSSMEVVGPNTRGDPFLRGHEDSPYPTRHTEPYSRSKAQAERLVLEANGSRVRGGGQLVTVALRPTGIYGERHPLLERLYLRGCSAGGRLFCFLPERAEHGRVYVGNVAWMHILAARAALSSPCPISGQVFFCYDSSPPLPYEELSAVVLGLRYHRGALVPPVGLLRLLAALSALLARVLPHRAPLLTPATLAMGSTPFTVRTDKANRVFGYKPLYTWEEAKERTREWAKGLKGS, encoded by the exons atggagggagagaggggaggggggagagag gtctctatggtctaTGTGGTCACTGGGGGCTGTGGGTTCCTGGGGTCACATCtggttcagctgctgctggaggcgGAGCCTGACCTGGGGGAGCTCAGGGTGTTTGACCTCCGACCTGACCCCGACCTCATCCCGCCCGCCCACG cctcccGCGTGCGCCTGCTCCATGGGGACGTGACTGATGCtgtcgctatggggcaggccCTAGATGGGGCCCACGTGGTCCTGCACTGTGCTGCCCTAgtggatgtgtggggcagggtcaGCCCCGAGGCCATAGCCAGGGTCAATGTGCAGG GTACTCGCACTGTCATTGCTGCCTGTCGGGCTCAGGGTGTTCGATGCCTCATCTACACCAGCAGCATGGAGGTTGTGGGGCCCAACACGCGCGGGGACCCGTTCCTCAg GGGGCACGAGGACTCTCCCTACCCCACGCGCCACACGGAGCCTTATTCCCGCAGCAAGGCCCAGGCCGAGCGCCTGGTGCTGGAGGCCAATGGGAGCCGAGTGA GGGGGGGCGGTCAGCTGGTGACAGTCGCTCTCCGCCCCACTGGGATCTATGGGGAGCGTCACCCCCTGCTGGAGCGGCTGTACCTGAGGGGCTGTTCTGCTGGGGGACGACTGTTCTGCTTCCTACCGGAGAGAGCTGAGCATGGGAGGGTGTATGTGG GTAACGTAGCCTGGATGCACATCCTGGCCGCCCGCGCCGCCCTgagctccccctgccccatatccgGCCAGGTCTTCTTCTGCTACGACTCGTCCCCCCCATTGCCCTATGAGGAGCTCAGTGCGGTTGTACTGGGGCTCCGGTACCACCGTGGGGCGCTGGTACCACCGGTGGGGCTGCTGCGGCTGTTGGCGGCGCTGAGCGCGCTGTTGGCGCGGGTGCTGCCCCATAGGGCCCCATTGCTCACACCGGCCACGTTGGCTATGGGGTCTACACCGTTCACTGTGCGCACGGATAAGGCCAATAGGGTGTTTGGGTACAAGCCATTGTACACATGGGAGGAGGCCAAGGAGAGGACCAGGGAGTGGGCAAAGGGGCTGAAGGG GTCCTAG